In the Telopea speciosissima isolate NSW1024214 ecotype Mountain lineage chromosome 2, Tspe_v1, whole genome shotgun sequence genome, one interval contains:
- the LOC122652915 gene encoding E3 ubiquitin-protein ligase At1g63170-like isoform X1 gives MFMLKMAVPSLEPYREGQTLRLPLLMERPDNNNDREHVIDIGKGGDGSSSGSPHSDPLPSLDMLHHEDRPSSSTRAPPSQVSSSSSNGSNSRNSFIRRGDGYGRRHRSPLNSGLWISIELVVTISQIIASIVVLSLSRDEKPEAPLFEWVLGYAAGCLATLPLLCWRYRHRNNQGTEQDSAHTSQGSSQSSVPSEPTSYTAISVTHGSEGEDQHTTVTASQNTRWFAPGRLHALVDHFKMALDCFFAVWFVVGNVWIFGGHSSSSDSPILYRLCMVFLTFSCIGYAMPFILCATICCCLPCIISVLGFQEDLTQTRGASPDSINALPTYKFKSKKNGNSNDREFNSEGVGDGGVLAAGTDKERIISGEDAVCCICLAKYADNDELRELPCSHFFHMECVDKWLKINALCPLCKCEVGENSGASPSAANSNRRERRLMITASTGVHAYGRASF, from the exons ATGTTCATGTTGAAG ATGGCTGTTCCCTCGCTGGAACCATATCGTGAAGGCCAGACTCTACGATTACCTTTGCTGATGGAGCGTCCAGACAACAATAACGACAGAGAACATGTTATAGATATTGGGAAGGGTGGTGATGGCTCCTCATCTGGCTCTCCCCACAGCGATCCTTTGCCTTCCCTTGACATGCTGCACCATGAAGACAGACCTTCAAGCAGCACTCGTGCCCCCCCTTCTCAAGTTTCCTCATCTTCCTCGAATGGATCGAACTCCAGGAACTCTTTCATTAGAAGGGGTGATGGGTATGGCCGTCGCCATAGGAGCCCATTGAATTCTGGTTTGTGGATTTCTATTGAGCTAGTAGTCACCATAAGCCAGATTATTGCATCCATTGTTGTTTTATCTTTGTCAAGAGACGAGAAACCAGAAGCTCCATTATTCGAGTGGGTTCTGGGTTATGCAGCCGGATGTCTTGCAACCTTGCCCCTTCTTTGTTGGCGTTACCGTCACCGCAACAACCAGGGCACTGAACAAGATTCAGCACACACAAGCCAGGGCTCTTCTCAGAGCAGCGTCCCATCAGAACCTACTTCTTACACTGCTATCTCAGTTACTCATGGCTCAGAAGGTGAAGATCAACACACCACAGTAACAGCCTCCCAAAATACGAG ATGGTTCGCACCCGGTAGGCTCCATGCGCTAGTGGACCACTTCAAGATGGCCTTAGATTGCTTCTTTGCAGTGTGGTTTGTAGTCGGCAATGTTTGGATCTTTGGGGGGCACTCCTCTTCTTCTGACTCTCCCATCTTGTACAG GTTATGTATGGTGTTTCTTACTTTTAGCTGTATTGGGTATGCCATGCCTTTCATTCTATGCGCAACAATCTGCTGCTGCTTGCCTTGCATAATTTCTGTTTTAGGCTTCCAAGAGGATCTGACTCAAACAAGAGGAGCCTCTCCAGATTCCATTAATGCTCTTCCAACCTACAAGTTCaagtcaaagaaaaatggaaatagCAATGACCGGGAATTCAATTCAGAAGGGGTGGGTGATGGTGGGGTCTTGGCAGCTGGAACAGATAAGGAGCGTATAATTTCAGGTGAAGATGCG GTCTGCTGCATTTGCTTGGCAAAATATGCTGACAATGATGAGCTGAGGGAGCTGCCGTGTTCCCATTTCTTCCACATGGAGTGTGTGGATAAGTGGCTGAAGATCAATGCATTGTGTCCTCTCTGCAAGTGTGAGGTGGGTGAGAACAGTGGTGCCTCACCTTCTGCAGCAAACTCCAATCGACGTGAGAGAAGGCTGATGATCACTGCATCAACTGGTGTGCATGCGTATGGGAGGGCTAGTttttga
- the LOC122652915 gene encoding E3 ubiquitin-protein ligase At1g63170-like isoform X2 — translation MAVPSLEPYREGQTLRLPLLMERPDNNNDREHVIDIGKGGDGSSSGSPHSDPLPSLDMLHHEDRPSSSTRAPPSQVSSSSSNGSNSRNSFIRRGDGYGRRHRSPLNSGLWISIELVVTISQIIASIVVLSLSRDEKPEAPLFEWVLGYAAGCLATLPLLCWRYRHRNNQGTEQDSAHTSQGSSQSSVPSEPTSYTAISVTHGSEGEDQHTTVTASQNTRWFAPGRLHALVDHFKMALDCFFAVWFVVGNVWIFGGHSSSSDSPILYRLCMVFLTFSCIGYAMPFILCATICCCLPCIISVLGFQEDLTQTRGASPDSINALPTYKFKSKKNGNSNDREFNSEGVGDGGVLAAGTDKERIISGEDAVCCICLAKYADNDELRELPCSHFFHMECVDKWLKINALCPLCKCEVGENSGASPSAANSNRRERRLMITASTGVHAYGRASF, via the exons ATGGCTGTTCCCTCGCTGGAACCATATCGTGAAGGCCAGACTCTACGATTACCTTTGCTGATGGAGCGTCCAGACAACAATAACGACAGAGAACATGTTATAGATATTGGGAAGGGTGGTGATGGCTCCTCATCTGGCTCTCCCCACAGCGATCCTTTGCCTTCCCTTGACATGCTGCACCATGAAGACAGACCTTCAAGCAGCACTCGTGCCCCCCCTTCTCAAGTTTCCTCATCTTCCTCGAATGGATCGAACTCCAGGAACTCTTTCATTAGAAGGGGTGATGGGTATGGCCGTCGCCATAGGAGCCCATTGAATTCTGGTTTGTGGATTTCTATTGAGCTAGTAGTCACCATAAGCCAGATTATTGCATCCATTGTTGTTTTATCTTTGTCAAGAGACGAGAAACCAGAAGCTCCATTATTCGAGTGGGTTCTGGGTTATGCAGCCGGATGTCTTGCAACCTTGCCCCTTCTTTGTTGGCGTTACCGTCACCGCAACAACCAGGGCACTGAACAAGATTCAGCACACACAAGCCAGGGCTCTTCTCAGAGCAGCGTCCCATCAGAACCTACTTCTTACACTGCTATCTCAGTTACTCATGGCTCAGAAGGTGAAGATCAACACACCACAGTAACAGCCTCCCAAAATACGAG ATGGTTCGCACCCGGTAGGCTCCATGCGCTAGTGGACCACTTCAAGATGGCCTTAGATTGCTTCTTTGCAGTGTGGTTTGTAGTCGGCAATGTTTGGATCTTTGGGGGGCACTCCTCTTCTTCTGACTCTCCCATCTTGTACAG GTTATGTATGGTGTTTCTTACTTTTAGCTGTATTGGGTATGCCATGCCTTTCATTCTATGCGCAACAATCTGCTGCTGCTTGCCTTGCATAATTTCTGTTTTAGGCTTCCAAGAGGATCTGACTCAAACAAGAGGAGCCTCTCCAGATTCCATTAATGCTCTTCCAACCTACAAGTTCaagtcaaagaaaaatggaaatagCAATGACCGGGAATTCAATTCAGAAGGGGTGGGTGATGGTGGGGTCTTGGCAGCTGGAACAGATAAGGAGCGTATAATTTCAGGTGAAGATGCG GTCTGCTGCATTTGCTTGGCAAAATATGCTGACAATGATGAGCTGAGGGAGCTGCCGTGTTCCCATTTCTTCCACATGGAGTGTGTGGATAAGTGGCTGAAGATCAATGCATTGTGTCCTCTCTGCAAGTGTGAGGTGGGTGAGAACAGTGGTGCCTCACCTTCTGCAGCAAACTCCAATCGACGTGAGAGAAGGCTGATGATCACTGCATCAACTGGTGTGCATGCGTATGGGAGGGCTAGTttttga